Proteins from a genomic interval of Anas platyrhynchos isolate ZD024472 breed Pekin duck chromosome 4, IASCAAS_PekinDuck_T2T, whole genome shotgun sequence:
- the LOC101793960 gene encoding alcohol dehydrogenase class-3 yields the protein MASGVIKCRAAVAWEAGKPLSLEEVEVAPPKAHEVRIKIVATAVCHTDAYTLSGADPEGCFPVILGHEGAGVVESVGEGVTKVKPGDTVIPLYIPQCGECKFCKNPKTNLCQKIRVTQGKGVMPDGTSRFTCKGKQIYHFMGTSTFSEYTVVADISVAKIDAAAPLDKVCLLGCGISTGYGAVVNTAKVEPGSTCAVFGLGGVGLAVIMGCKVAGASRIIGIDINKDKYAKAKEFGATECINPQDFKKPIQEVLVEMTDGGVDYSFECIGNVGVMRAALEACHKGWGVSVIVGVAAAGQEISTRPFQLVTGRTWKGTAFGGWKSVDNVPKLVTDYMSKKIKVDEFVTHTLPFDKINEAFELMHTGKSIRTVLKF from the exons ATGGCGAGCGGG GTTATTAAATGCAGGGCTGCTGTTGCTTGGGAGGCAGGTAAACCTCTCTCTCTTGAGGAGGTGGAGGTTGCTCCACCAAAAGCTCATGAAGTCCGCATCAAG ATAGTTGCCACTGCTGTCTGTCACACTGATGCCTATACACTGAGCGGTGCTGATCCTGAAGGATGCTTCCCTGTGATTTTGGGTCATGAGGGAGCAGGAGTTGTGGAGAGCGTTGGGGAAGGAGTAACAAAAGTAAAGCCGG gGGATACCGTTATCCCTCTGTACATCCCCCAGTGTGGCGAGTGCAAATTCTGCAAGAATCCTAAAACTAATCTGTGTCAAAAGATCAg AGTTACTCAAGGGAAAGGAGTCATGCCTGATGGTACCAGCAGATTCACCTGCAAAGGAAAGCAGATTTACCACTTCATGGGGACGAGCACCTTCTCGGAGTACACGGTGGTGGCTGACATCTCTGTAGCTAAGATAGACGCTGCAGCACCTCTCGATAAAGTGTGTCTGCTGGGCTGCGGCATCTCCACTGGCTATGGGGCTGTTGTTAACACTGCCAAG GTGGAACCTGGCTCCACGTGTGCCGTCTTTGGTTTAGGAGGAGTTGGGCTGGCAGTTATCATGGGCTGTAAAGTTGCGGGAGCATCCCGGATCATTGGCATTGACATTAACAAGGATAAGTACGCCAAAGCCAAGGAGTTTGGAGCCACCGAGTGCATTAACCCTCAAGATTTCAAGAAGCCCATCCAGGAGGTGCTGGTTGAAATGACTGACGGTGGTGTAGACTACTCCTTCGAGTGCATCGGTAACGTTGGAGTCATG AGGGCTGCCTTGGAAGCCTGCCACAAGGGCTGGGGAGTCAGCGTGATCGTTGGAGTGGCTGCTGCTGGTCAGGAGATCTCTACACGGCCATTCCAGCTAGTAACTGGGCGGACATGGAAAGGGACTGCCTTTGGAG GCTGGAAGAGCGTAGACAACGTGCCTAAACTGGTGACTGACTACATGTCCAAAAAGATCAAAGTGGATGAATTTGTGACTCACACCCTGCCTTTTGACAAAATTAACGAGGCCTTTGAGCTGATGCATACAGGAAAGAG catTCGAACAGTCCTCAAGTTTTAG